TGGTGCTGATAGTTGAATCGCGTTGGAGGCAACGCCTCTGTGAGCCTTGGCGCCTCTTCCGCGGAGTTGCGTCGAGCCAAGAGACCAAACAAGAAAATCCTAGAGAGGGCGATGATTTAGCGACGCCGCCCGATTGGCCAGCCCCAGACTATCTCCAGGTGGTGAGGGTGAGAGCACAGCATCAAGCAGCCAGCCATCCGCTCAGCGCACCTTTGGCCCGATTGGCGGTCCATCTTGCATGGGTTTGTTAATTGATTGACCCTTTATGCGGACAGGACGGTACGAGCATTTCTGCGCAACTCACTGGCTGTAAACCCGTGGCTAGCCTTGCTCCAGTCGGGTCACCCGCTCGCATGGATCGACTTTTTGTAAGAGATTTGGAGCAATCAGGCCAGCTCGCAAGCCGGACCTGTCTGACTGGTCCGCAAGACCCTGTGTGTTacgtagcagcagcgcggcATACTGTATgtactgtatgtatgtaGCTCTCGACGGAATCTAATCAGATGTTGCCCGGCGCGTTTCTGCTCGGAACTCCCTTGCAGGGGTCCGTGATGGCGGAGATCGGGACTAGCCAACTCCAAAAAGAATTGATACCACTCTGGGCAGAGTGCCTGAGGGACCTGTTCATGCCTTTTGCCTTGGAGCcagttcttcttctttccccttgGCTGGCTCCGCCGCTGTCAATCACGGGACTTGTTGCTGGGATATCGACTGTCACGGTCTAGAAGAAGGCAGGAACTTGCTCCCCTTGCTTGGAAGGTGCCGGCTGTGCAGCGACACGGCGTCCAAGTACTATTACACCGCGGCACGTTGAGATGTACCTGCttatctctctctccctgATCGGATCCTCGTCCATCAGACGGCAACCCCAGGTCGCGGAACCTGAACTGGTACCTGTAATGGTACCTGGCGTCTCCGACCTTCGCTCCTGCTGCTCTAGGAACAAGGGCTGCGACTGTACAAGTACACTGTACTCGGGCTGTTGCGATGCTTGCATGTCGTAGCACCTGTGCCAATCTCCATCTGTATCTCGCCGCAAAGTTTAGTATATTCGGGTACATCCAATCTCTTCTTAGTCGACACGTCCTTTGCCTCAAGGCAGATTAGACTGGCGTTTTCAAGCTTTctccccctccatctcctcaaaTCTCATTATCCTAACCCCAACACAAACGCCCCTCCCTCCCATCATCCCTTATCGCCCTGCCACCCATAACTGGCACTTGCACCATTAGCATCTGACTGGTTTCGGCGAGCCGCCGCCCTCCAAGCAAAGTCCAAACGACGCCCATAGAACTTGGCGTGGCGAGGCCAGCTTAAACTAACGCCAATCGTTCTTTTGTCCAAGCTAGCCTGCTAATTCGCCCGAGCTAAGTCGACTACAGCCGTTGTTCTTATCgggaggaaaaaggaagccCCCTCTGTTATCCAGGCCTTATCCCACTGTTGCTCTGATAGATAGCCTCTGGGATTCTTGCCCTCTGAATcattcctcttctccttctcacTCCCGTCATCTTGGCGAAACATACATTTGtgattcttcttgtttcttaATTTCTCACGTTGCTCCGTACGCCGACTGCAACGACCCCTTTTGTCTCGCTATATCGCAGACTCGTCGTCCGCTGACAATCCCGGTTCCGGTCTCTGGGTCCCTGCCACCAATCGCAACTCGCACTTCCAGCTCTCTCGCACCCATTCGCTCGCCGCTCTCGAGCTCCCTCCGCTACTGCTGTGCTGCCGGCCCAGACCCGACGACTTCTGCGCTACGGTTGATCGAGCCAGCGACTCGCCAGGCTGCCTCGTACCCTCGTGGAATACTGCATTGGCGCAAACCGACCCTGTAGCAGCCTCCATCGCCGCGTCCAGCCGCCGGCACTGGCCACAGACTAACCACTACTAATACCGTGCCTGCTGCTTGTCCTCCCACGCCGGTCTACGGCCCACGACCCACGGTCCACGGTCCACTGTCATACTTCGCTCTTACGTACTGGCTATCCGCTCCGATCCATGAGCTGAGATCACAAGCCCTACTgttacctttttttctcccccaCCATCAATCCGCAAATTGAAGGCCATCAGCCTCTATTCTGCAGGCGGGCTGGCGCGTTTGGATAACGGTGGCCTCGCCTGTCGAATAAATACCCTGCGCCGGGACGACAGTCTTCCACTTTCGGCCGACTTGCACCACCTCCACGGCTTCGGCCTGAAATCCAGCGAATAGAGGGCGACGGAGCCATGCCGGCACAATTCAACGGACCCGTTACGGGCAGCATTCCCATCCATATCGTGACCGACCAGACAAACGGGTTCCATAAGCAACACAAGCATTCGCGATCCTCATACTCAGAGTCGTCTCCCCTCGCCAACTCCAGGAACAATTCCTTGACATTTCGCCCGCCTAAGAGGCTCATGTCTACCCCAAAGACCATTGCCGTGATCAATGCCAGCGGCCGCCAAGCTGCGTCGCTTATACGCGTAGCTACGGCCGTGGGCTACCATGTGAATGCGCAGCTGAGGAATCTTGAGGGCGTCATTGCGACTGAGGTATCGACCAACCCAAACGTCACTGTCTTTGTTGGCGAGCTCTACACCAGACACCAGCCTACCGCAGAGAACCGGGACGTCACCAAGAGTGGCTCCCTACCGGGCGTAGGAGTCAATCACGAACTGATCGCAAATCTTTTCCGGGGCGCGCAGCTTGCATTCATCAATACCACCTTCTATGGCGACGAGCTGGCAATCGGCAAGGCTCTCGCcgatgcagccaagcagaCCAATATCCAACACTACATCTATTCCTCCATGCCCGATCACGCAGCTTACAATAGCGGGTGGCCGTCGCTGCCTCTATGGGCCGCCAAACACGAAGTAGAGGTATATGTGCGGCACTTGGGTCTCCCCGCTACCTTTGTATACACTGGAATCTACAATAACAACTTTACGTCACTGCCCTATCCTTTGTTCTGCATGGAGCTGCAGCCGGACGGCTCCTTTACTTGGCAGGCGCCATTCCATGAAGATGCCAAGCTTCCGTGGC
This portion of the Trichoderma atroviride chromosome 6, complete sequence genome encodes:
- a CDS encoding uncharacterized protein (EggNog:ENOG41) → MPAQFNGPVTGSIPIHIVTDQTNGFHKQHKHSRSSYSESSPLANSRNNSLTFRPPKRLMSTPKTIAVINASGRQAASLIRVATAVGYHVNAQLRNLEGVIATEVSTNPNVTVFVGELYTRHQPTAENRDVTKSGSLPGVGVNHELIANLFRGAQLAFINTTFYGDELAIGKALADAAKQTNIQHYIYSSMPDHAAYNSGWPSLPLWAAKHEVEVYVRHLGLPATFVYTGIYNNNFTSLPYPLFCMELQPDGSFTWQAPFHEDAKLPWLDAEHDVGPAILQLFKDGVSKWAGERIALAYEYLTPVEACKLFARGVGRRVRYIRGPIEIKVRIPTGYRQQLEALEKLFDPNEKDAERQPPYFGDPKLEASCPREALELWEGPRGLEEYAREMFPLEEEANGLTWMFEEEDDGHDARIEARIQATTTSVENMKIQDEAEDDSSDDDDDVLVMRGRKRAEEGWLA